The sequence below is a genomic window from Pleuronectes platessa chromosome 13, fPlePla1.1, whole genome shotgun sequence.
cGAATCTTCTAAAAGCAAGAAAACAACCAGAAAACATTCAAAATTTAGCCGTATGTCATGAGGTCACAGCATCTGTTGGAAAATTATGTCATACTGGATTATCAAGATGGttagcagcaccagcagccttCTGTCCATTTAACAGAGTTGTTCTCTGTTGTCATCTATTATTTCTGGTGCTGACTAGCAGACGCAGCCTGGTTTAATCACTAAGTCGACTTATCAAGCTCATCCCTGCATCAGAAGGTGTTGGACAGCaaaactctgtgtgtttgatcACACACTCTGATGTCTCTGTCATTATAGTTTTCTCATTCACTTTCAATTGCCTGGTTCACTTGGGGAAATATATCCATTTGCTTTTTTGACACCACTTCATTCTACTTTACTGTCTGTACGGTAAATATGAAGCTTGAGTCGGCAGCTGTTTGGTTTAGTTCAGCATCAATCTACCAAACACCTCTAAAGCCCACTACCCTTATATTCACCGTACAGACACAGGTTGTACTGAAATGATCTAATCCCTTGGCAAGAAAGCAAATTAACATATGAAACTATTCTTCTACTACAGAGGTTCAGTAACATTACTGAAATCTTCACTCCACTCTGTGGGAATCCACTTTTTTCTACTTGTATCCAGTTAATTCAGTTCTTACGGAGTCGATGAGGTTCGAGGAAACACTTCAATCTAATACAGCAGCTGCGATGCCCTTTATCCTCCAACACAAGGTGAAATAAGCTGAATTGTCCCAGGTTTGAATAAATAACCAagactttgtttttaaaatggcaTTTGCTGTACTTTTATGaataaacatttcaacatttacaCATCaggttttttgtcttttcactttCATAGAAAACACTGGATGGATATAAAACATGTTCTTCTCCTGCAGGTTTTGTCCCCGTCTTCtttttcatgtccatgttctGGTCCCTCGGGGTAAAAGGCTTTTCTGGCCTTTCTCTTGTTGCAGGTAACAATATTGTAAATGTACAACAGCTCTTTGTCTCTCCCTCATAGTtataatacacacatatacaaatacacacgctAACTCGTCGTCCGCAGGTGAAtccaagctgaaaatatcaTGGTCTATCATCATCACTATCCCCTCATTGTCTGCGATTTCTCCACTATTCCGTATCttaaaaagtaaatatattCCCAGTTATTATAGCATTAcaataaatgaacaaaatcTGACGCTGTCTCGTCACATGGGGAGAGTCTGTGGTCTAGATCAGTAGTTCTCTACCTTTTTTCAGTGATGATCCCCCTTTGAAATATTTTCAGCCAAGTACCCCCTAACTAGCGCAaagcatttttggttgaaaaaaagTTGCAATACACAGTGATGTGCTCTAGGTGTCtgatttattaaactttttAGCTTGAGACTTTAAAATTTAAACTCCATCAATGCAATTAACATTGCTCATTTATAGTGGAAATACAAATACTATttggaagtaaaaaaaataaaaaaataacttaaGGCTTTTGCATAAAAAATGAtttgtgcaaataaaaataattatcaacttAAAGTGCCCTATTTCGGGATCATATCAAAAATATGTTCTCTAACTGAACTCATGAACTTCATTTTATATAAAAGATttgcttaaaataaaaaattacaaatcTTAAAATATCTTCCTTAAGGATTCCCAACAGCCGATTGAGATATTCTCCCTGGAGAGAAACAGCGCTCTtctgtgtgcagcagcagttgtgtgtgttcagttccCATGTTTCCTAGAGGCGGCGAAACAGGCGTGCATTACGTGGTCTTGACTTTATGAAGTTCATCACTTTGATGCTGTCGTTCAAAACGTCATGTAACACAGGACTCATTTTCTTGGACGCCAATGCTTCCCTGTGTTTGACACGTGAGTCCACTTCACGTcggggttttctttttttaatgcgcGCTGTGAGTCCTCTCGCGCAGCCCGTCATATAGTAAAAAAAAGCTCACGTTCCCACTTTAGTGCCTTCACTtacccccatttgagaaccactggtctTTATAACCTGTCCTTTGGGGTGCAGCGGCACGGCGTTGGAGTGTGGTCTGGGTCAGAGGAATCCATTACTGAAGAAGACTTGATTGGCAGCGCTTCTGAGATCTATAAGGGGCTGCTCCTCTCGCTCCTCCTCTACCGACTGCGTCGGAGCCCAGTCCTCTACGTGTGGCGAGCCGCCTTCCCCGAGGTGGCTGAGGTCCGGCTCTCTGGGCCTTTCTTTCTGCTTGACCTTCAGGGGAACAAGGGACGAGGGAATAAATAACTCCTGTGAGAGAAAAAGCACATTAGGTTGTGATGCATTTACAGTTGTTACTTTTCAGTCCCTCTAGTACAGTCGTCGCCAACCCGTCGATCGCGTTCTACCAGTCGATCCCCCAGTCTTAACTGTCGATCCCCCTactctctggactcactggctgtcGTCGCGCCGCTGATCAGCTGTGTGTCGCTTGTCTGTTTTCCACTAATGAAATTGGACTTCTACCATACAAGGAAACAAATCATATTTGAGGCCATTTTAAAATCAAAGCCTATGTAAAAACGTTTTGCTGCAGTAGCATCTCCTCTACAGAACATGATGTGGAACGGAGAAACTACATATTGTGCATTGTAAATATGAAAAGATTCTTGtacattcagcctttaacaCAAATTGCTAAACATAATAAATCGGTTTACATAGGACTTAAAAAGTGATCTTGGGCATgaaaaggttggtgaccactgctctAGTACATGATGTACTATTTGTTCCTGGATGAAATAGAGCTCAGTACTTGAAAGTGGACCTAATAATCAGCTGAACCAACATAAAACAGCTGATAAAATGCAGACGTCTGGAGCTACAGTTTCACGGGTGTGTTAGTTTTTGATTGGCATCCTTTGATCTGTCTCCTTGACAACGTCTGACAGTAACAACGCAAATATTGTTCTCGCAAAATACCAGCGAATTGGTTCTCTTCGTtggctcctccttctctccgtccATCCACATGTGTCTCAGGCATTCCTTGCTATGGTGCTGTACGACCAGACATCCCCGCTCTTCAAGCTCCACTTCTGCCAGAAAACGACAGTTCCTGCCAGGCAAGGAACTGCTAAGTTTGTTGATGGGACGCTGCAGACGGCGAGAAGACAGTCACAACACCGACAACAACTGGCTCCAAGCACTCCTCTAAACAGAAACTATGCTCCACTACTAAAGCATATTattaaatgtattgttgttattattcccTTTGAGAAACTCACCAGTGGCTTGTTGCACCTCATCACGAATGACTCCACCCTCCTCCTttgctcctccttctctccgttCATCCCTATTTGTCTCAGGCTCTCTCTGCCGTCTTGCTGGACGACGGGACATCTCAGCTCGTCTAGCTCCACTCCTCCCGGAGGACTCCTCTTCCCGCCCAGTGTGGACTGGCTGCCTTCGTAGATGGGAGGCTCCTGCAggcggagagaggagaggtgacaACCCTGACAACAACTTTGTCCAAGGAGAGTGAAAGATGGTTagttaacaaacacaaaaagatgTGGCAGCCTGTAATCATCGACCTCAACGTCAGACATAGCTGCTGACTTGCCAGCGGCTCCACCCCGACCAAGCCTGGCCCTGTCGACACCCTGCAGGTTATTGTTCTCTCTTAGTAATTTTTTACCTGAACTATGACATTAATGGTCACAGGGGTCtggttccttattaaaggaccTTGTCtgaagtttttttcattttcgtcCCTGGGCAAAAAGAGAGAACACATTTAGAGGGTTCACGGGATAGGTCAACATCTGTAAGGAGCTAAAATAGAGTTTATACAATCACAATCAAGTTCCTATCACAGTTAACTCTATGCATAAAAAACCTCTTCTCGTGTGTCCCCTCACGTTTTCTCAGTGATCTGCCTCTTAaactttctgtttctgttgcGATGGTGGCGGTTGACGAGCAGGACGACAAGgatcaggaccaggaccagggtGACGGCGGCCGAGGACccgaggatgatgaggaggaggtgggacgGGACACCCTTGCCCTGAGAAGACTCTGATGTAAAAATGATGAAGACTAAATGTTGATGCGCTtcacatacaaataaaactttcaTGCAGCAGTTGAACTCCTTATTGAGTTAATGTTTGTTCACACCCTCAATCCATCACAAGGGGGCAGCAAATCTGCACAAATAAAAATTTGAATATGCTCAGgatttagatttagttttagtttaaatCTCAACTTGTAGTTTCGATCTTCTACTCCTCTCCTTCTAAAATACCAATAAAACTAAAACCTCCTCCTCATTTACTCCTGTGTGGTCTCAATGAAGAACAAGGCTGAGGCCTGTGGGATTCACCTGCTATTGTCACTGAATACTCTGCTTTTCCTGCTCCTGCAATGTTCTTGGCCACACACTCGTAGACCCCGCTGTCATTCAAGCGGAGGGTCCGCCCAAAGACGAGTTTTCCTCCAACCACGGACACCCCATCTGGCAGAGCTCCTCCCCTCCTGTGGGCAATCACAGAAATAAATCATCAATCATCAattcacagaaacagaaacctgTGACTCACTGGAGACGAAGAACGCGGCCAGACCGAGTTAAACTAGAGATATGGTTATGTACAGTGAGAGCATCACGCAGGCGGAGGACGGTACCGTGTCCAGGTGAAGTCCTGAGGTTTGGGGTTTCCTCCACTGTCACACACCAGCTCAGCGTTCTCCAAACCCACGAACCAGTCTCCTGAGACACTGGTGATGGTGGTATCTGGGGggtctgacacagacacacacgttaaCATGCAGCAACACAAAATATTCACCTAAGTATTAGATGGTGAGGCCAAGTGAAAAGCTTGTATGACATGATTTTTATCTGAATTAcagattttcctttttaatatgtttttaaaaatggtttgttttatttaagtctGCAACCTAACAAAATATCAAAGTAGAAAGTCACTCAGAAGATCAGATGCAGTGCCTTAAAtatgaaacaacatttcaatttactagatctggatttatatttataattgcaTATGGATTATTCTCAGAGACTCACAGTGttaaacaaagtagaaaaataaatctctgcaATCAGGTTCTTCCTCAGATCATGTCACACCATAAGCACAACATTCCTTAGAAATCAGTTgggtagtttttgcgtaatccttctaaataataaacaaacccAGAGGAGAACACAGAGGGAATAAGATAAGATCTCTGAGGAGCTTCCCAATGCACAGTTTGTTATTCTAGTGACATAATAACATTTCTATAAAGTCTGAGCTGAATGCGTGTGGCAGACGGCGGCAGAGCGTCTAGATCTAAAAGTGACAATCTGTGGTATCACATGGTTTCGGCTGGCTTCCTCTCACATATGCCACTTTCCTTCCTGCACACAAAATGTAACGTGCTACCAGGTCagcaaagataaagaaaaatcGAATTTACTATTTAACAACAACCTTTTCCAGGGAAGTACAATATTGTATCTTATCTCTCAAATCAAGCATTGTATTTTATCATATCATGTCACACagaaccatcatcatcatcatcctcctcatcatcatggtACTCACACTGAACTTCCAGGAGGTTTGAGATCCTGCGGGACCCGTTCAGACAAGGATGCCACACCAAGCAGTCCAGCTTTTTGCCGTTCATGCTGCGCAGCGGGTGCAGGGAGAAGTAGCTGGACACAGACCCGGCCTTGTGGTACTTGTCCTTGCCCTGGCCCGGCAGGTCGGTGTCCCAGGAGAGACGGGGACGCGGGCGACCCTCTGCTTTGCAAGTGGCCGCCAAACGGTACGAATCCCCCTCCTTCAGGATGACGGGGTCCAGGGAGGAGATGGGTAAAACTGACAGAAGAGGGGGAACAGGGAGACTTTAGGATTTCCGGTGTATTTACTTAGAGCTTGTACTTTCTTTAAGaatcaaaatatattttctatttaagtAACTTGAAACTGAAAAATGCAGTTTATTAGGCTTCCAGGAAAGTAGGATCTGAATGTGTGCTTAATCTGTACAGAATAAGCATTGTATTAAGATAAGCCATATAATAAGTATTGTTATTTAGATTTTCACCCGTAAAGCACATTGTAAATTGATTTGAAAATGtctgtttaaaaataaagtacaaaaaaaatcataatttcatCCAAATCACCAACTTCACCTATTTATGTGgataaagaaaatatacaaattcTTAACATCCAAGTTTATTCTCTATGCTGCAATATCATTTTTCTGTAtcaatatgtatgtgtgttataTTTCCATATCTGTGCTGTTATGTGTTCTACTTGTTAAAAgtacaataaaaacattgtttttaaaaacctcATTCCTGACAATCTATTAGAAACGATTAACTGAACATGTTCCTGTAGCCCGAGGTAAGTTATGGCATTcacatttaaattataatttctgATTCCTGCTCAAAGTTAATTTGTCTTTACCTAAAATGATCTAAATTGACTGTAATTAGATCAATTAAAACCAGGAATTCACACAATGTTTTTGGAATGTTTTGGTAGTGAACAGTCAGGTAAAGTATCAGTTAAGAATAAAAGATATGAAAGACCTAAAGCATCCTGGATCAGATAGAAATAAtcaatcacacaatcacacatgaTGTCAAGGTACCGCCCACggggtttgattgacagctggtgtCTGGGATGGACTCTCACTGTTTcacagaagaggagaaagaggaggaggaggataagtCTTTCTTACTCCAGACGGTGAGGGTGATGTGCCTCTCAAAGGTTCCGTGAGGGAAGGTGGAGATGTGGCAGATGTAGCTGCCCTCGTCCGACTCCTCTGTGCTGGGGATGAGCAGAGCCGAGTTTTCTGTGGGGCTGCTGCTCTCGAACTTCACCCGACCAGAGTAACGCCCGAActctgacaacacaacacagatggATCAGGGCTTAAATTAACAGCCTAtgttccatccatcatctaaaGCACTTATTCTTTGAAGGTCATGGGGGGGGATATCACATCTCAGTCCCGACAGATGCTTCAATGAAGAACACTGACACAGAACACTAATGGAACGTTCCTCCACAGGAGCCCAGACTCTGCAGGTTGTACCTGTGTGGCCCTCAGAGAAGTGGGCCGTGATGATCTGGTCCTTGCTGCCGTCCGCGagctccttgtaccaggtgacCTGCACCACCTTCTCCCCCCCCACTGGCTGGTAGCGGCAGGGCAGCCTGGTCTGACTCTCTGCCAGCGAGCACAGTGAGGTGTGGGGCTGAGGAGGCTCCACAAAGTCACCGTGCACCTTCACCACTGAGGAGGGACGCAGAAGAAGAGAGATTTGATGTCATAAGAGATATGTGATGTATGGTTCTGAAAGATTTATGGTTAGAATTAATCACAATGATTCAATTCCAGTGTAAACACCAGACACTTGCTGAATATGAATTCAGGATTCATACTCTAGGTACCACAAAAGTTTAATCAATTATTCATATTAATGACCCAGACTGACCAAGCTTTATCTCACCCGGTCGTGAGTCCACATCAAACCGTGGGACTCAAaggagtgagtgtgagagagcgaCACATCCACACCGCAAACAGGAGAAGCCAAACATTCGCCCTTTGATTTCTGAGGTGAACACTGGCTACAGATTCATGGGTTTTAATAGATTTAATAGATGATAGACCGACGGAACCGATACGGGACACAAACTCCCACAGGTTAAAATAAAGCGAGGAGCCATCAACTGAACAGGGGGACAGGGAGCGAGGATGGGAAACAAGGACGAGGTTTGAATTCAAACAGTGTTGGTGAGAGAGAGTCGTTGGAATCACTCATTCAAGTGACACGAAGGAGAGAGGCCAAAAAACAGGGGGAAGGAAAGAGGTGAGAGCTTCAAGTGAGATAAAGATTGAACACACGCCTACACAGACACCCGCACATGCACCCACTATCAGACAAACACAAGTTCACTTGAATGTCACAAGCTGCCATTCTGGCTTTTcctgttcattacatttttttttatttgttcaccCAAGATGGCAGTAACTCCCTCACACCTGAGGAGGCTGCAGGTCAAAATGGCCATTAGAAGAGAGACTTTTAATTGGATGAACACAGAAGTTCCAGTTCCTTTGTGGGATCGATGCCCTTTTGACGAATTCAACAAAAGCATCAGAGCCTCAAGAAGAACACCTGAATTAGTATTGGATACTGGAGGTGACACATTGGGCAAGAAGTTCTGATTAGAGCCAAAAGAATGTGGCCGAGCTACATTCTCTCACGTTGCTTCTGTCTCCACATGTGCAGGGACGGATCAAACAAGGAAGGAGGACAACTCCAGATGAGACATTGAAATCCACAGGCATCGATCTGCTGCTACAACTTTCTCATGTTTCCCCCCATTCAGCCACAGGAGCGTTTTGATGTCCAGCACAGATATCTGGTGATGAGGCTCAGTGACTGAGATCCAGACCAAAGTGCTGGATGTGGTTAGAGCCAAGTTCTTCTGCACCAAACCAACGTTTCTGCACTAAACGTTGGAAGCACACAACTGTTTAACACAGTGGTTCTGAAGCTGATTCTTCTTATGTAAgtttaaaatgatcaaataattaacaagacaaaagacaattgtaagaaaaaaaatgtctggtCTGATCTTGTTCATCATCTGGTCTCAAGGCTCCAATTCCCTGGTGTTATTCAACTCACAATACGTTACTGTATAGAATGTGTGGCCAAAAGTATCCGGACACCTCCTTCCATTGTGCTATTCGGCGAGGGCCGGAAATCAGAGGTTTATGAAACCAGCCTCAGACAAATTACCCACTGGTGTCCAAATACTTTCAGCCATTTGGATATTAATCTACAGGGGAAAACAGTATTAGAGTTGTTCCATTCATAAAATGTAACAGAATATAAGGTTTTGCCAAAAGAATGTGGAAACCTTGTTCTATTCTGACATTTGCCTTGGGCTTGATTTACGATGcctaaaccaaaccaaaccGCGGACAACTGATCAGTAGAGGTGTCCAGATACTTTTGTCCACAGTGATTATTTACAGGAACATGTATTGAAATAGCTTTTCAATTCATGACAGTAAAAGGTATGTGgacaaaagtatgtggacaccTCTTTCTTtctaacaaaaagaaaaaggcatCCACATACTTTTGACcacatgttatatatatatatatacactaccattcaaaagtttggggtcacttagaaatgtccttatttttcaaagaaaagcactgtttttttcaatgaagataacattaaattaatcagaaatacactctatacattgttaatgtggtaaatgactattctaggtTTAAAACGTCTGGTTTTTgatgaaatatctacataggtgtaTAGAGGTCCATTTCCAGCAAatatcactccagtgttctaagGGTACTTTGTGTTACgatgcacaactcagcaagaagacagtatattagagtctctagtttgagaaatagacggctcacaggtcctcaactggcagcttctttaaatggtacctgCAAAACACCAGTGTCAACGTCTAGAGT
It includes:
- the LOC128454262 gene encoding nectin-4 isoform X1: MQCVRSLTLLLLLVVKVHGDFVEPPQPHTSLCSLAESQTRLPCRYQPVGGEKVVQVTWYKELADGSKDQIITAHFSEGHTEFGRYSGRVKFESSSPTENSALLIPSTEESDEGSYICHISTFPHGTFERHITLTVWILPISSLDPVILKEGDSYRLAATCKAEGRPRPRLSWDTDLPGQGKDKYHKAGSVSSYFSLHPLRSMNGKKLDCLVWHPCLNGSRRISNLLEVQYPPDTTITSVSGDWFVGLENAELVCDSGGNPKPQDFTWTRRGGALPDGVSVVGGKLVFGRTLRLNDSGVYECVAKNIAGAGKAEYSVTIAESSQGKGVPSHLLLIILGSSAAVTLVLVLILVVLLVNRHHRNRNRKFKRQITEKTDENEKNFRQGPLIRNQTPVTINVIVQEPPIYEGSQSTLGGKRSPPGGVELDELRCPVVQQDGRESLRQIGMNGEKEEQRRRVESFVMRCNKPLRPINKLSSSLPGRNCRFLAEVELEERGCLVVQHHSKECLRHMWMDGEKEEPTKRTNSLELFIPSSLVPLKVKQKERPREPDLSHLGEGGSPHVEDWAPTQSVEEEREEQPLIDLRSAANQVFFSNGFL
- the LOC128454262 gene encoding nectin-4 isoform X2, producing the protein MQCVRSLTLLLLLVVKVHGDFVEPPQPHTSLCSLAESQTRLPCRYQPVGGEKVVQVTWYKELADGSKDQIITAHFSEGHTEFGRYSGRVKFESSSPTENSALLIPSTEESDEGSYICHISTFPHGTFERHITLTVWILPISSLDPVILKEGDSYRLAATCKAEGRPRPRLSWDTDLPGQGKDKYHKAGSVSSYFSLHPLRSMNGKKLDCLVWHPCLNGSRRISNLLEVQYPPDTTITSVSGDWFVGLENAELVCDSGGNPKPQDFTWTRRGGALPDGVSVVGGKLVFGRTLRLNDSGVYECVAKNIAGAGKAEYSVTIAESSQGKGVPSHLLLIILGSSAAVTLVLVLILVVLLVNRHHRNRNRKFKRQITEKTDENEKNFRQGPLIRNQTPVTINVIVQEPPIYEGSQSTLGGKRSPPGGVELDELRCPVVQQDGRESLRQIGMNGEKEEQRRRVESFVMRCNKPLRPINKLSSSLPGRNCRFLAEVELEERGCLVVQHHSKECLRHMWMDGEKEEPTKRTNSLVKQKERPREPDLSHLGEGGSPHVEDWAPTQSVEEEREEQPLIDLRSAANQVFFSNGFL
- the LOC128454262 gene encoding nectin-4 isoform X3, coding for MQCVRSLTLLLLLVVKVHGDFVEPPQPHTSLCSLAESQTRLPCRYQPVGGEKVVQVTWYKELADGSKDQIITAHFSEGHTEFGRYSGRVKFESSSPTENSALLIPSTEESDEGSYICHISTFPHGTFERHITLTVWILPISSLDPVILKEGDSYRLAATCKAEGRPRPRLSWDTDLPGQGKDKYHKAGSVSSYFSLHPLRSMNGKKLDCLVWHPCLNGSRRISNLLEVQYPPDTTITSVSGDWFVGLENAELVCDSGGNPKPQDFTWTRRGGALPDGVSVVGGKLVFGRTLRLNDSGVYECVAKNIAGAGKAEYSVTIAESSQGKGVPSHLLLIILGSSAAVTLVLVLILVVLLVNRHHRNRNRKFKRQITEKTDENEKNFRQGPLIRNQTPVTINVIVQEPPIYEGSQSTLGGKRSPPGGVELDELRCPVVQQDGRESLRQIGMNGEKEEQRRRVESFVMRCNKPLRPINKLSSSLPGRNCRFLAEVELEERGCLVVQHHSKECLRHMWMDGEKEEPTKRTNSLKSNFISGKQTSDTQLISGATTASESRE